DNA from Solanum stenotomum isolate F172 chromosome 3, ASM1918654v1, whole genome shotgun sequence:
ATGGGCAACAACGGATTATAACTAAGCTTGTGATTGAGACATTATATTAGCTGTTAAAATCTCAACCTTAAACCGTTTACTAATTGTCCATGAAAATATCTTCTCACATTGAACCAACATAGTAGAACCAGGTTGGCTCAACCTAGCTAGCTAGTGTCTCATCTGTCAATATAAGATAGCAGCAGCATGTTGATGACCAAATCCAACGACACTCTTAAGTCTTATGCATGCCTCCCTAAAACTAACTTCTTGAGAAatatttgatccaaaaaaaaattgttacaaTTTCATCACACAAAAGACGACTAAACATACAATCCCTTCTTTTATTCCATTTAGGGCTGCCATCGCGGCCCTCCTTATTTATACAATCATACTAGTAGTAAATATGCTAGCACATCACTATGGATGTTTGAATTACTATTCAATTGTCGATATTTATTGAGCTTCTATATTTGCTCCAGACATACTAGAAAAAACATTGTGGATTGCATTACAATTACATATACACTTGTTACAtagtaaaacatgaaaatagcCTTTCAGATTATATAGAACAGCTTTGTGTCACCATATGCTTGGAAATGCCTTCCCCATCCATTTTTTTACCCTATTTGTCCAAAAACCTCTGTTTCAAAGTGCCCATCTACAAGTTTCCCCTGTAATTTGTTCATGTACCAAAAAAACCCAATAGAGTTTTACATCCATTGGATAAAAAATGTGAAGTGGTACACGACCAAAAAGACAAGATTAACTAGGCAGACTTCTAAGAAACTACGGAAGACAAACAGGACCAATACGACCAAGTGCCTGAGTAGGTAGGcgtgttgaagtgtgtgactaTCTCGAGAGAGTACacatttatttacttaattatatcttCAACACGTCCTCCAGATTCTTTTTCATGATCAAGCACGTGAAAATGATGGATGGAGCCAAAAAAAGGGGAAAGCACATATGGAAACAAGGTAGACGATGTAGAGTAGGGTTATTTTTGTTGTACGTTTAATTGAAGTAGTGGTAGTAGTAGTTGCGGAGTTAATTTTGGGATTGACGAACTTATTCATCCCCTTGAATATACCAACAGAGAAGCATAGTGGCACATCGGCGGAGGATGTAAATCCGGGCTCTTTGTTCTTTAATCAATGAAGCACACTTCCTTGAAATgttgttctttttctttgatgATCCATTCCTGTATGATGACACTTGCTTTACTTGTTGATCAGCCATGATTAATTCTTGATTACTAGTGATAACTTTTGGTTTTGGGAGcggagaagaaagaaaaagattgaGAAAAGAGTAGTAATAAGGGGAAAAAAGCTCAATTGGAGCTGGACCCTGATGGAAAAATGTTGAAAGGAACAAAGTATTTATACCAAGAAATCAACCAAGggggtggggggaggggggtaaACAATGAACATGGTCACTTTGAAAACAGGGGGGATTTGCATGGAAAGAAGCAGTAGTTTTAAAATCTTGGAGAAAGAGGAGTGAACGTGGGTATGTATTTTACAATAGTAAATTGGAATTCAAGGGATGATTGTTATAATTTGTAGTTACGTGTGTTTTGgttttgtgtgtgtttgattagaAAAGTGGTAAAGTGGGCGTGAGAAAAGGAGGGTTGCTTAATCTGGACAAGGCATCCCTATGGGATTTTGAAACACAATGTCGGCTATTTCACTGTACCTTTTGGAGTTCGAGTCCAGATTTCCCAACTCTGGTTCCACCATGGTTCCAACGgccaataattcttttttattttttatttttgttatgtaGGTACCAGTGTGTTGTCTTGTTATCCGTTCATATTAGTAGTCgtaatattagttttttttatcctttGATTCCTATTACTATATGAAGATTTCAAttatttgtattgttttgttgtttcttgtaccttcttacttctttttttggactacattggatatgttgttattgttgtcgTATTCAAGAGcaaatgacataaatggtcCCTAAACTATCCTAGTAGGTTTAAAATAATCCCTTAACTATACAGTTGACGGATATGGTCCTTTAACTATTCACCTTTTTGTCAAATTTGGTTTCCATCCACTTTTTATGAATACCGTCAACAAACGTCCTTCAGTACACATTCTCTCTCAATTTGGAACTGTTTTTGTGCAGTTTGGTGACGTTTTTGGAGCTGTGTTTTGTGCAGTTTGGTGCTGATTTTTGGTGGTTGGTGCTGCTGTTTGTGCAGCAGTTTGGTGACGTTTTTGGAGCTGTATGTGCAGCAGTTTGGTGACGTTTTGggagctgtttttttttttgggtgttctGATGCTGCAATTTGATCAAAGTTTGATAGCTGctattttttgttgtagtttAAGTTATTTTCTGCACAACAATTGTTGAAAACAGAGCACTATAGTTCAATTTAGTTgctgatttttgaatttttctgcaattttatGCAATTTCATTGATGTAATGACCGATTATTAACATGAAAATAGAATCGTATTTTTGCTCACAATATTTTCTCAATTGTGTCCGCTACTTTGCATTTTGCTTTAACTCGCATGAAATAACGACCAACGACTTAATTGCAATAAGAcaataaagaaaagaattgagaaaaaaagtGAGGAAATAGTGAGATAATGGACAAAAGAAATGACGAAAAAGAAAGTCAATACAGATTGACTTAACAGATTAACGGTGTTAACTaacagtttttttaaaaagtggatGGAAACCAAACTTGACAAAAGGGTGAATAGTTAAAGGACCATATCCGTCAACTGTATAGTTAAAggaccattttagacctactaGGATAGTTTAGGGACCATTTAGTCATTTGCTCTCGTATTCAATATTATTCAAAATTGGTTGATCTCAACCATCAATTGGAGGTAACGTCCAAAACCCACTCTGCCTTTAACTATGTTATgagtattattattgttttaataatatgaaatcTCAACTCATTAGTCTCCTTAGAGATTTGTTTTATGTACCTCTTCATGAAACTGAAATGTTACCTTCATTTAATTAGAAGAAACCGAGCTGGGTGGGATATTACTCATTTATTTATCTACTAATCTTGTTATACTTGCAAATAacaataattcaaattttaattgttaggacctcaaatctcaATAGATCTACTCATCATTATGTCCAAGTGTTGTAAAGAAAAAGATATGATACAGCTCATCAGAGATCTTTCTCTACTAGTTTATACGATTAGCTCAATTGACTGCTGCACTCTAACCCTACCATTGGTACCCTAACTTATACTTCATATCTCTATCTTCCCTGCTAAAGATACTTGGTATCTTCATATCTTTATCACTTGCATAATTTTTACAACGGTGTGGGTTCGGTAGTTTTGTGTTAAAATTGTCTCagaaccaaatttttttttgtaaaattcaaaatccataAACTCAAAATGATTTAACTTGGATTTTGGAGCCTACAAAATCCTGAATAAATCTGACAAAATGGGTCGGTGGAATAATATGTGAGTTATAAACCCAAAGAAGATCAAATGAAATATCTCAATCTttaatcacaaatcacaattgtATTCCCAAGAAATTGGAGAGATTTTgtaatgaaagaagaaaattgtGAAGCGGCAATTAGGACAAGAAGAAGAGAGTACACATTCAGTGAACCAAAAGAGGCTTTTTCTAAGAACATTCCCTTTTTTGTAGATTGTTTCCAACCTTTCTTATCCAAATACAGTGTATGCCCAAGAGTGTAGCTAAAGTTACCCTCATCCCCATCCCCATCCCCATCCCCATAAGTGAGCAGCAGTTGActaatcataatatatataatctacTTTGCTTTACTAATTACTTGGCCCCAACTTCAATCTCTACTTCATAGCTAAACTAAGTGCACATCACTCTCTCCACACCTCACTTATAATTACATATTAAGTTGAAAAGGGAGAATgcttaaataaaatgatatggAATAGTTTgtttgttatattatttttttggcttaAGTCATACAGAATCCTTCAAAGTTGTTTGCATATTTCATTTGAACATCCCAACTAAGGTGaatacctattgaacacttttaccCGTTTGAATTTAACACTTTTTTGACAATCAATTAATAATGTTATATGTGTGTAGTGATGTGGCAAATTAACGACATACATGTGGAAATTTGaggggaaaaaaaagaaaaactattttgaaACCATGAACCTTCAATTCGTTCACTGTGTTTCGTCTTTATCTGTGCTAAGCTAAAGGATTTTACTCGTTCACAACTTCAATCATGTATTAATGGAGTATAGAGAGATTTATAATCAACTAATAATTGAGCAGGTTCAAAGCTTCATAAAGGTCAAGGGTAAAAAAATGTGCAACTCCTTTATTCAAACTATCGCCCTCCACTCACCGTCATCATCATCGTTCCTCGTAATTcaactattaatttttttcagatctgattttaaaaagatatgATACATTTGGgtttagatatttatttttcaggAAGAACAAAGGGAGGGAGGGAGGAATAGAGTAGTGATAGTGTGGGTATCCATTTTTTCCGGTGAATAAGATAATGACTGccaaat
Protein-coding regions in this window:
- the LOC125857808 gene encoding small polypeptide DEVIL 22-like, with protein sequence MADQQVKQVSSYRNGSSKKKNNISRKCASLIKEQRARIYILRRCATMLLCWYIQGDE